The sequence below is a genomic window from Chaetodon trifascialis isolate fChaTrf1 chromosome 18, fChaTrf1.hap1, whole genome shotgun sequence.
CAATTTATTGATTGTCTCTGACTTCAACCAGATCTTACAAATAAACATTAgcaataatcttttttttttttaatctgttgtttttttgttttctttcatccacTATTTTCACTTTTACAGACAGTATggagactgaaaaaaaaacaaaaacagatttccCGTAAGGTTTTGAACATTCAAAAATAACCCCGAAACATCCACTTTGAAGTGTCATCATAACAAGATACATGAATTATAGAGTGGTTGTTGTCTCATTGTTGCAGCTTCCCTAATTAACTCGTTGTTCGTAGGCCTTGCATTGTCAAGCACATCCAATATTCCAGTATAAAAGGAGTGGTCCCTTCAAATACCACTGCAGTTCAACTGGGAGAAACATGATACATTCCAAATGTGGCCAGTGGAGCTCCTCGCACACTAATTTAAAGTAAAGCTTTAATTCCACAATAAGAGGAAACGGCACTCGATgcaaaatgaacattaaattAAAAGGTCTTTGGTGGTTTTCACAGTTTGGAGTGTGTCACTAGTGATTTGCTCAAGTCCTTGACTTCCCCGGCTGTTCTGACTCTTTCGTACCCTAGAACAGACATGGCATGGTGGCAGTAGTCCTCCACTTGTTTGATCTGTTGAATGCTGAGCACTGTTCTCCATGCACTAGCAGCTAATGTGGCGTTCCTGGACGAGACTTGGAATGGCTTAGCGGAGGAGGTGGATCCGCTGGTCATGTTCAGCACAAATGACTCCAAGTCGTGGCTGCTGGTGAGGTTGGCAAAGCTGTACATGCGCCGCAAGACCTTGACCGGGTTCTCGACCAGGTCCTCGTACCGCACGACCATGTATTTCCCCTTCAGCCAGCTGGGTGGGTTTAAGGCAGTCCTCAAAGTCCTGGAGATGCGGTCACAGATCACCTCCATGGCTCCTATGGAGTGGTAGTCTGAGCCGTCCTTCTTGTTGACTTTGTGACTGGGGTCAACAAAAGGTATCCGGCGAAGTTTGGGGTCCCTGCTGCGGACCACCTGTAAATTCTCCCTGATCAAGCCATGTCTAGATTTGATCCTGGAGTTGGCCACTGCCCGTGGGTCTCTGACCAGGTGTATTACCTTCAAATCCAATGATGGATCCTCCATGAGTGGGGCTAACACGTTAACGTCCAAAATGCGCACCCCTTTAATGACTGTGGTGCTGTATTTCAGGCACTGCTCCTCCACCAGTCTAAGGCTTTGAGGGGGGCACTTTCTACACACCTTATCGTCCACCATTCCCACCACCTCTTTCCTGTAGGCTGAGCAGAGGGGATAGGAACACACCACTTTATTGAGGGTGGCCCCAAACACTCCCAGGGAGGTAAAATTCTTGCCCCCGGGGGTGCTGTAAAGTTGGAAAACGGACAGATCACAGCGGAACAAGGAGCTAAGCATGTCCCTGGCTGCTCCTTGTAAAGACACTGCATCACCAGGGTACAGTTTCTGCCAGATGTGCCACATCGGCTCGTACAAGAAGAACACGTCAGGATTTTGGTTAAAAAGCTCCCCAAAAAAGGACGAGCCTGACCTCCAGGTGGTCAGAACATAGATGAGCTGTCTCTTTTTAGCCAGAGAGGGCCTGTACAAGAAGCGAATGTCCGATCTGCTCTGATAAGTGGTGCTCCTCATCTGATGATTACACTGCTGTGGCTCTTTAGTCCATTTATAATTAGCTAAGTTGAGCATAGTGAGGACCAGCAATAAGAAATAGGCCATAAACAGGACAATCTTCTTTCTACGGAGCACCTTCATCACGATCCCTGGCTGTGCTATTATCTTGGTATGATTCCTGTAGGTTTTAAGCTTCCTCCCAAAGCCAGCATCCTTCTCCCAGGGTGCTGTCAACTTCAGTGGTTGATATTGTTTTCCTCGCATCTGTACCCTCAGAGAGTGGCTCTCACAGCTTAACAAAGCTCCTTACATTGACTGTCCACCAACACGCTCTGGAGAATGTCTACAGCCTATGCAAGGAACGACTGAACACCAGCTGATTAGGTAATATAGTCACCAGCAATTCAAAATCCACAACACGATAGCCCGTTTTCACTGCACTGCGTAATGTTCTTCATGGGGACGATGGGTGAGAGGAGCGTTTAAGTTGTCCATGACGAGCGTTGCAGTGATTCTGTGGGTGGCCCGTgttcaaaacaaaaaggaagaagCCTTCATCATTGTAACAGACGCCCTGTTTGTCCATGTTCAGCGGAGGCATCCCTGCGCAGCTATCATCTGATGCATCCTTGCGAATGCAGCCCGCTAAGATTCAGGCACCGCAAACAGTAAAACCGTCACGACTTGGCGCGCTCG
It includes:
- the chst2b gene encoding carbohydrate sulfotransferase 2, producing MRGKQYQPLKLTAPWEKDAGFGRKLKTYRNHTKIIAQPGIVMKVLRRKKIVLFMAYFLLLVLTMLNLANYKWTKEPQQCNHQMRSTTYQSRSDIRFLYRPSLAKKRQLIYVLTTWRSGSSFFGELFNQNPDVFFLYEPMWHIWQKLYPGDAVSLQGAARDMLSSLFRCDLSVFQLYSTPGGKNFTSLGVFGATLNKVVCSYPLCSAYRKEVVGMVDDKVCRKCPPQSLRLVEEQCLKYSTTVIKGVRILDVNVLAPLMEDPSLDLKVIHLVRDPRAVANSRIKSRHGLIRENLQVVRSRDPKLRRIPFVDPSHKVNKKDGSDYHSIGAMEVICDRISRTLRTALNPPSWLKGKYMVVRYEDLVENPVKVLRRMYSFANLTSSHDLESFVLNMTSGSTSSAKPFQVSSRNATLAASAWRTVLSIQQIKQVEDYCHHAMSVLGYERVRTAGEVKDLSKSLVTHSKL